Genomic DNA from Coffea arabica cultivar ET-39 chromosome 7e, Coffea Arabica ET-39 HiFi, whole genome shotgun sequence:
GTATTGTAGTTTAAAtcaatcactttttacttgTTCCTTAAATCATTGATTAAGGATTCAAGATATAACTAGCTATACGTGATCAAATGAATACCAATTAAACTAAATGAATACCAATTAAACTACAAAATGGTTAAAACATGAGTACTGtgttaaattataaataaaGTTGGGGATCAAATCagcaataaatttttaaataactGAGGAGCATAATGAATGTATAATAATTTAGAGCCCCAATTCGACAGTGAAATGAATTTAGGTATTTCCAATTCAAATTTGAGAGCAATTTATATTTCAATTGAGTCCAATACCAGAATTTACCAAATTCATATATTGAAGAATTACCGCATTTGCACAATTTGTTGACCCCTATGAATGACGTCGTCAATAAGGGGATGCATTAAAACCGTTGAGTGACAATTACTAGTTTGTATATATTAAAATCCTTGATTTAATTTATAATGTTAACAAAggttataaatattaaaaatggTAAGTTAAGCTTATTAGGAATGCAggttataaatattaaaaatagtAAATTAACCTTATTAGGAAGAAATTGCAAAATAAGGGGTTCTTTGATCATTATAATAGCAATCCTATCATACCCGAATTCCCAACCAAACACAattataacatttttttttgggatatatCCTATCTACTCCTAAACCAACCAAATATTAGATAACCTGCAATATACAATTCCGAGTATCCCCCATTGTTTTACTAACTCCATTTTGATTTTGACTATTACATAGTATCAATTTCGGCCCACTAGTTATATTCTAATGACAATGGTAAGTACGAtttgtctatttgatttttggGTATCTAATTTTGCTTGTATtccaattcaaatttgaataacAAAGCCATACTAGAATGGATTATTATCAAATCAAGTGCTTACACCACTTAAAGAGAACAAATAAAATGCAGGTTGCCGGACTTGATCACTTAACAAATACCAAATGGACACTATAATGTCCCTAAACCAATTCCCATCGCCTATACAGAATATAAACATGCAATAAATGATAAAACACCACCACCGAGGGCCTTACCTGCAAGCATTAGTCATTCATTGAAGAATGGGAGCTAGCAAATTGCACATGTCTCGAGGCCTTTGCCATCAAATTTTGCTTTCTTCCGTCGAAGTGCAATAACCAATTCATGCTTTAGTACCAAATGGGTTATTATCCATTGGGTCGAACACATATGAGTAATTATCCATGCTTCAATTAACCTTATCCACTGGGTAAGTACATGCATTTAAATTGCTGCCAATTTCAACATCAAATCGGGTCAGTTTTTCCAATTCAAACTCTAGACCTGTACAAACCCTCCTCAATTTCAGTAATTTCTTATGTGTCATTTTCTCATTGGTTAGTCTTAACTGTACCACAAAAATGTTAGAAACTTCTTCACCATTTTGTAGAACTTTCCATCTATTGAGATAATCACAATTATCTGTGTACTTATCGATacacatatattttatataatatatagggaaaatgacatgtttcatccctcacatttcacaacaatattcttttcgtccctcacttttaaaatgaagcaatttcatccctgacatttaaaaattaaagctattacatccctgaacctaattttcaatctgaatcaaaccatccaataaTCCAATAATAAATTTCGGAGATAGAATTGATAGGTCACTCGGTCAAtttcatcatattcacatgacatttatcaaaccaaaaaaataaatattataacaTAAAGGCCATTATTTGTTTTGGAATAGTCGGGTTTTTCTTTTGGGTAAATCTTTTCATGCATCGTTAGTATATTCGCTTGAGAGTCTAAATGTGTATCATAAatacaaaatttggtgtttaaatttaaattgaaacgATATGGTAGGTACATAAAACTATCAGTGTATACAATGACAATGTAGGAATTCAAGTTGAGTAATATTCAAGTTGAGTTAACcaagtgatctaccaattatacctccaaaatttgtaatcaggttgataggtggtttgattcagattgaaaattgGGTTCAAGGATGTAatagctttaatttttaaatgtcagggacgaaattgcttcattttaaaagtgagggacgaaaagaatatttttgtgaaatgtaagggatgaaacaggtcattttccctaatatatatatcatatatatattatatataaatataatatacacTTGAAAAATATGAACAAAGGACTATACACAAGATCTCTGTTATAAATAGAAATTTATATATGTAATACTCATTATTATatagttatataaaaaatgtGGAGAAAAGACTATATACAGAATTTCAGAAGAATAAGCATCTTTACAAAAATAATAAGcaaatgtatatatgtgtgtgtatatatatatatatatatatatatatatatatatatatatatatatatctttacttataaaaaatgaagaaaggactatatacaaatttttttttttaaaaaaaaggacatGATTGATCTCTTtgataaaaaagaaacaaatttatATATACGTagatatacacacacatatatatagcTTAAATTACAAATTTATAGTTTAGATTACACTGGTTAACACAAACGAACTCTACATAATTTTTAACTATATAatctaattaaattatatgacTTAATTATGCAGTTTGTAACCTTGAAATTGTGCAGTTGGCTGGAAATTTCTTTTGTATACGCACGAGGGATGAACACGAAATTCTAATTCCTAATTAAAATTTCATTAAATCAGAACGAAGAATTATACACATAGCATACATAACGAAACTTCTTAGGAGCCGAGGGTAATATACAAATAACGAATTCCGTGAGCAATTTCATAAATGTCGGACCCCACAGCGGCAGCAGCACAAAACACAATCCAAATTCGGTCCATTTCAATGTCCACTTGAAAGTACAAGAGCCTTAAAGCAGGGAGAAGCACTCAAAAGTACAAACCCATGGAAGCGGAGTCGCACTTGAAAGCGGCACCACTGTAGTGTAGAATGCTTCTTGTGTGTATGTAAGGATTTGTGATCAACCAGGAGGTTTAAATTTGTGTGTTTGGGGAACTTTGATGGATGAAATCAAGgctttgtttaatgattttttttttctttttggagaattttccctaaaaaaaaatgattattgCAGAATAGGACTTGATGTGGGCTCAGAATTTGCTCAAAGGGCTACAAATGCAGCATATTTGGGAGGGTGGGCTATTATGTTTCAGCCTTTTCTTCTAAGCAAATTTGGGTGGCAATAAGGTGGCTTATGAATTTTTCTCAAAGGGCTACAAATGTTAACAATTATGGGAGAGTGGAATCAGGTTTCAACtcattttctctatttttttttttctttgtgggAAAAGAAAACGTATTAAGTTTCTGATTTGTGAAGTATTTAATTTGTCGcataaaaatttagaaatttattttgaaaaattggtGGATCAAAAGCTTTTTTTGTACGGCTATGTCCTCATTTCTGCCTACAAGTTTTCAACCAACTTTAAGTCTGCAAATTGGCTGTCCTTCAaggctccttttttttttggctaaaataTTTTATGTACACCAACAGAAGCAACAAAAGAGTAAGGCAAGTCTGGCCCTTCGACTTTATGGATGTCCATCATTTGACATAACAGCTGCATGCAACAAGGTCGCATTCTTTTATAATATAAGTTGGATATTTTTAAGTTTAAGTGACAATGCAGGTGCATGCATTTCTCTCCCAACCCAACCACAAATAATAAATTAtatgtgaaaatttcaaaccTCTAccaatttacattttttttattacctCCTatccaaatatttcaaataaccttCTATCCAAACTGTGATTTTGAGCGTTACATGcttgtgtgtgtatatatatttatatatatttaaattgtTATGTTTATCacttgaaatttaaaaaaagaaaaatcactgcgtttggatagaagattatttgggataatttttttaaaaaaatactataacacttctttgatatgatgtatgtgaaataaaaagatgattgaaaaatgttttGATGATACAAGTAAATCAGTATGTgtaaatataatataaataaaatgcATTCCAAACACGCGTAAGCATGTCTAAGATTAGGGTTTTATGTAACTCATTTCAAAGATAAGTGAAATAGAATAATGTTAGATTTTGGAGAATAATGGTTGACAATTTTGCAATTTTCAAATAACattcttgttctttttttttttcttctcaactACGAGGCACAAAGATAAGATTGAGACCCTAAAGTTTGGGTTAGGCAAGTCTCAAGAAAATGTTTAACCTATTCTTCTAGTCAAAAAAGACAAAAGGGTTAACCTACTAAATTTAAAATTGAATTCTTGGACATGAATCATAATAGAAGAGAAAGCTATATCTGTTCTGACACTTGGAAAATCCTCACCCCAAAATTACCCATAACGTTCCATTTCTCCACGTATCTCCCTAGGATTGTCACGAATTGTTTGGTCAAGAAAAGATTGCAAGTCTCTATCTAAATCCTCTCTTCCATCGTTTTCCAGCATGCCTGCagcaatttcaaagaaaaactcCAATTTGTTGTGTTGAGCCCGCCATGATAATGTCAAGAAATGCTTTAACAACTAGATTGCCCCTTAAGTTCACAAGATCTAGAAGGTTTACAACTGTCCTTGCAACGTTTAGGTTAATGTAATCTTACAAAATCAAGTCTGAAAACGAGTCATAGTCATTTGGTGTCGACATGTTTATATCAATACACAAATGAAATGGCCACAGTTAGAGCCAAACAAATTTAAATTctggtaaaagtggataattccGGCTGGTATTTAAACTCAAGATCTGTAATTTCTGAAATGTCAACCTTATTTACTAAATCAAGACCTGTTcgatattttatttcaaaactatTTGAGACGATATCGTTATACTTCTAACATGTTTTAGATCATTAAAGTATATGCGTCTATTGTATGCACTACTTATTCACATATACATACAAAAAGTGCATTTAGAATTGCACAAGAACTCACAATCCCACGACAAATATTTTGTTGATGAAAATTATGCATCCCAACAAAAACAATTGATAaattttatttctcttttctttttccttcttctctcctctggaataataaaaaatttagagacAAATTTGTTGGAGGTCCCCCATTACCTCTATCATACACTCAATAGTCAACAAAAGATCCAACCCTACAAGTCACCAACACACAGTCACACACATGCATGTACATACTTAAATTAAACCAAAGCCGTACCAGACAAAGAAACATTAAAATTTGGCAGAGTCATTTCATAACCTCATCAAAACTTTCCAACATCTctcaaaagcaaaacaagaagCAACATAAACATGGGAGCTCTTTCTCAATTCTTAGCTCACCTTTACACCATAGTCACTGTCTTGTTCACCATTTTAATCCTAGAATTAGTAATCCTGGTAAGATCCATCACAGGTAACATCCAAGAATCCAAGAAGAAGACCATAACCACCAAGCAATACCTCAAattaattgaagaaaaaatcCCGGCTCGCCGGTACAAAAAAACCCGGTTCATCATGGACGATTCCATTGAATGTGCAGTTTGTTTGTCCTTGTTTGAAGAAGGAGAATTCGTCAGGAAGCTGAAATGTAAGCATATTTTCCACAAGGATTGTCTGGACCGGTGGCTACAGCAAGATTGGGCAACATGTCCTCTTTGCCGGACAACAGTCTTGCCTGAAGAAATCATGATGAAATATAGACAGTTCTTGCATCGACAGGAGTATGAAGGAAGTGATGAAGACCTGATTTTCTTGATATCTGCACTACATGGTAATTATCTACGCAGGTTTTTGTAGCTCTACTCTACAGATTTTTGTATATAACTatataagaagaagaagaatttggTATAGATCAGTACTGTCTTTTGAGGTATGTATCTAATAAGTTTTATTACTTCTTGAAAGAAAGTTTGGTAAAAATTTCTTATGCAACATGACGAATAGATGGGTAGATTTGGTTCTTAAATCTTACAGCCAGAATTTTTCTGACTAATTTATCTGAATATCAGTAGAATTTGGGAGACTTATTAGTTCTGATTTAGTTCTTTTAAGtcctgttttaaattttttttttttttttatctttgctAGTTTGAACAAATTATTTAGTCGGAAAATTGAATCCAATGTAACATTTCATCCACACTGTTTGTAGGGCCTGTGGAATCTTTTCTTGTCAATATGCTCCATTAAATCAACTCACATGAGAAATCGACTGtggttaaaaaatttttactataacaattggcttcttttttttttctttggcatGAAAAATGAAGAGGCAGCAGTAACCACGTGGAAAACTTTTTGATATCCCCATCATTTGGGGTATAAACTTTTGTTTGCAGCTTTCATGATTGAAACTTTTCATAGGTTTATGAAACCAAACGGAGAAATAGGTACCTTATCTGAGCATTTCTATGTATGTGCTGAATGTGAACCAAGCTAATTAATTGGccatttcttttccaaaaagaggaaaaagaaaaagtttcttTCCTGAAAGCAGCATGCTGAATGAAAATCTCCACAGAGATCTTATCACATGTCTCAGCAAAAGAGGGCATTAGGATTATATTCCCTGTCCCATCTCTTTTCTGAGTTTTCTCTTTCTCTGCTAGATTTGAATTCTTTCGATGGTTTGTTTGGACAGaggattatttgtcaaaatttatttacttacatcatcattacaatttttaaaatacctttttatcttttcaattacctttttatctcacatacatcacatcacaaaaagtgctacagtaaaaatatctcaaataacccACTATCCAAACAACTATTATTAGTATAAAACAGTTTAGGTGTACCATCACATATGTGACGAGAAAATAGAGAATGACTCCACTATCTCTATAATAATTATGAGTTTTGGTACGTTAAGAGGCGTTTCAAATgttaattttttgataaatttattattaatttgaaaaagtatCTAAATACAGGAATATACTATATGTAAGTTGGTGCATCAATGTGATTAATTTTGTATAAATTGAGTATATTAATGATAGACGCTCTTAAAATGTTTATGGATTTTTTGAACAGGTGCTTTATAGGCACTCGTTAATACACTTACATTTCACCTAACTTATCTCATATGTATATACACTAATAATTACTACTTACATTTATGCACTTTTCTTAATTAATCTCCTTGCATTTATACGCTTCTTCTAACaaatcttatatttttaaaaatataacacctAAAATACAACTTAACAAGTGTTCATAAGGCATCCGTCAGATAGACCGAACTTTTATTTATAACAGAGGAATTCAGAACTGCATAGCatttatgttaaaaaaaaaaatactgctTTTAGTGGTAACCTACCAAATTCCTACCAAAATTAGGTTGACAAATTCTTCGCGTGGAATTTTGTTTATAGATATGCATATTGCGTCCGCTACGGTGTCGGCTACCATCCTACAATTCGGTCGCCTAGATTCATCCTATCCACATGCCATACCCTAATTTTCCTTGCTTAGAACCAACCAGTAAATGCTTATATTAAAAAGGGGGCAAGCATAAAATTTGGTAGATGAAAATGTTGGGTTGGAAATTGTTaaatgttttttcttttatttgatatTCTCAGGGCactaaatgaaaagaaattgaGTCCATTATTATTGCTATTATTAGTAGTAAGCTTACAAACAACTCACAATGGTATGCGTCTTTTACCTGAACATACCAAAAtccagaaaagaaaacaagagacaATGCGGTATGGAATTTTAGAATTCCCAAAAGGAATTGTAAAGAGAAGGgaccaagaagaagaagaaaagaaaaaagaggcaaTTAAAGGAATCCGGTCTGTTTCTGACAATGAAAGAATTGATTGGTGCAAATGCAAATCAATAATTgtacttttcctctttttttcttttctttttttttgtatttcaaCGACCGTAAGAAACACACACACCCGGATCTAAGGTAACTCCACCAATTTATCCAAAAGGCAATTGCTGACTTCTGGGTAAACTCACGGACCTTAAATCCAAACACACGCACacctctttttttgtttttctttttttgtgtaGGTTGAAAGCAAAGCAACATCTTcttcttttggccatttttttaaTTGATGAGTGGTAGCTCTTATGTAATTAATGAAGTTGTTATAtccaaaaaaaatctgaatCATTACACTCGAAGTCGTCATTGTTGAATTTGCCAGAAAGATGAAAAAGAACAGGGCATTAATGTTGAAAATGAGAGGTGGATGAACCCACCAATTAAGAACCTCCGAGTTTCATCTTTCATCCATTTAATCTATTGCTGGGGTCAGCCCAGAGTTCAAGGGAGGACTTCAGGTTCAGGGGCTGTTCTTGCATCTGATGGTTGGGAATAAGAGGGGTGGGGAGACAGGATAAAGCGTAAGCCAGAAAACAATTCTGTTGCTGGAGAAATATCAATTCGAGTCTTTTGGTCTTTTAAGCACTAttcaaggattttttttttaaattttttcttttagtattCTTACAGTGAAGAATGAAGATAGGAGAGGAATTGAAAATTAGATCGCAAATCCAACAcggattaatctttcttacacTATCAGTATATACTTTGATAGGTTTGGACGTATGACACattattttaaaagttttttcaAGGGCACTTGTTAATACACGTACTATCCACCTAACTTATCATATGTATacatatactaataattattattctcTCTTGCATTCATatactttttctatttaatcttgTCTACCCTcccttatatttatttacttttcctaattaatcttatgttttcaaaaatataacacCTAAAAAATAGGGCACTCCTTTGACAAACCGTtatttcaatttgaatttgaacaCTAAATTTTACCTATGTGATCTGTATTTAAACCCGCTAATATATATATTGTCACTATATGAAAGATTTACCCACTGAATAGTCACTTGTCATTGTTCTTGCTCTAggaataggttttttttttttaccttatcAATTAATTGAGTTACACGCCCTAGCGGGCAGTTTGTATGGTAACTGCTTTCAGGTCTTTACTTGAGGTCGCCAGATTGACTCCCGCTAATAAATTGCTATGCATCTTGGATAGACTTTGCACAGCCGCAAAGGATTAGTCtaaggatggcaacggggcAGAGTTGGGGCAGGGGAGAGGCCCCGTTGCCTACTAATTCCCCCCGCCCCGTGTCCCGTCCCGCTTCCCTCGCAGggttaataaaaatttgttatataattttattataattaaattttaacaaataatattaacatcaaacaaaagttatttgaatacagtccaatatgatgaaataaatacaattaaagtagacaagttttcacttttgacacaaatacaatcactaattcattattgtgcttgtgcttttttttttttgagaaaaaagtgttaatggattaagtgtaattaagaatttagtataaatgtattagtaaatttagtataactaattaataatttctattagtagacatatataattattagtataattgtcAATATCAAgtatattacatatactaatatacattatataatacatataaccaataatatcattattataaatttgtaactaattaaattattattatatatataattatatacatatatatatatatatattttttttagccCCCCGCCCCATTTGCCCCCCACGGGGCAGGTGCCTGCGGTCACCCGttcccattgccatccctaagtCTGGTGTAAGCCAAGGTATCCTTatgttgaccaaaaaaaaaaaaatttttttttaatggaggTACACACTCAATTTGGGCCATCAGCCCGAGAATTTTATTCCAGGGCCAAGAATGTGTCTTTGCCAAATGAATTCCTTACAATCCAACTTCGGACTCACGGCACATAAACATTGTGATCAAGTGTTAGGTGCCGTTGCCAATGTGGCCACACAACAGATTGATGGTCCAAATAGgacttagtttttttttttttggttgatacAATAAACCTATAATTATTCTATGCTATAGGGAGAGAAGGATCTGAAAAGATCAAGAGAAAATCggaggggactgaaccaccTACCGGCTCAAACTAGTGCACTACACATTCGTCTGGAAATCACTTGAAGTGACTTGCCACATTTTGTGGCCATGGTGGGAGGCAGGGTTTGATCCCCtgacctcccaccccaccaacTTTGATGGTGGCCACTGAGCTAAGCTCAGTGATTCAAATAGGACTTCATTAGTTTGGTTTCGATTTGAGCTGttcaattcaaaattcaaaaaatatattttttctttaatttgaaaTAAAGAGTCTAGATGAGGTCGAGTTCATGACTCCATTCGAGCAGTTCATTGCACCGTGCAATTGTCACTGACAATCATAGCTGACGCTTTTGATCCCTAAGAGTGCTTACAACTTTCCTGGGTTCGATGGCTATTTGTTGTTAACGGAAAACAAGGATAGAAATAGAAGAAAATAAATCATTAGTGGGATTTAGAAAAATGATGATTGCATCTTGAAAGAATTGTCCACGAAAGTGCATGATGCATCACACATGCAATTAGTGGGTAGCAGTAAACATTTGGTTCAGATAACTCGACAATCCAATACTCATGCGCAATTAGTGAATTCTGTACCAATTTGGCGATTACACCAActtgaaaaacaattaaaagttgATCAATGGAGATTGATTGATGCAAAACATTATGGAGGGGTTATTAGTGGGAATATGGGTAATTGcagaatgaaatcaattgagtGTCAAATTTTGCTTGAAACTGTCAAGTATACTTGGTCCAATGCAATAACAGCAGTCaactattttttgtttttttttaacagcACTAAGTCAAATTTTGCATCAAACTTTCAAGTACATTTTGGTTTGATCCAATGAGATAAAGTAGCCAACTATGTTTTTGATACAATACCAAGTttgcttttttaaaaaataaaataaaataaaatgaagagagAATATTATTACCAAACTTGCTGAAAATCGTCCATCGTTTTACCTAACCAAGTTTGTTAAAACTGTCAAATTTGGTATCAAACTTTCAAGTATGTTTGGTAGAATGTAATAAAGCAGCCAACCATCTCTTGATACAATAGCAGTCTTAGTACTAACCATTGGGGAGCCCAAATGACAATTTTCTTCCATCACTTGACTAAAAGTATATATGCTATTTACATATTGCAGAATGACACCAGAAAaggaaaatacaagaaattaaattaaccATCTATATACAACTCGGGGAAAAGAAATCATGGGAAATGCTCAAAACTGAAAATAACATGCACAAAATTCTTCAAGCAGAAAAGAAACATTTGCTAGCAGCAACACCAATATCAGATTTAGGCTCAAAAACCCTCTTGACCGTTTCCATTTTCTCTCCCCCAATCTCCTCcttcatcatgcaaaaagaactTTCAAGATCAACCCTCTTAGCTGATACTGAAACATGAGCGAAGTATTCAATCTCTTCATCATTTGCACCTTGATGACTACTTTTTCTTGAATTCTTCACCCTTCTTTCATACTCCTCAGCAACTAACATAGCTATATCAGCCATCCCTCTTGAACTTCTTGCTGAATATTTCTTGTCAGTTTTACTATGATGAAATCTGATGGACAAGACTTTAGTGggaaaatatatgtatatatagggGTAGGATTGTAGGAACTAGGAAGGGTTGCCCAGGCTTTGGTAAGGTTTTGGTAGAACATTTTGGATAAGGTTGCCTGGTAACTGTGTGTTGTGTGTGTGAGGTAAAGAGAGCATTTAGTATTATTTTTTCTGAAGGTGGCTACAGCAGTTTTGGACATTTAGCATTTGGAGTAGCCTGTTTTGGATTTGTTTATTGGTTTGATGGTCATAGGTTTCATCTGTCATGCGCCCAAGGGATGAGGAAGTCAGCAAACCACTAAACAATGCGGTATTGATTATTATATTTCCTCTTGTGAAATCCACGCAATGCTGACCCAAAGGTGAGAAGGA
This window encodes:
- the LOC140010919 gene encoding E3 ubiquitin-protein ligase RHA2B-like is translated as MGALSQFLAHLYTIVTVLFTILILELVILVRSITGNIQESKKKTITTKQYLKLIEEKIPARRYKKTRFIMDDSIECAVCLSLFEEGEFVRKLKCKHIFHKDCLDRWLQQDWATCPLCRTTVLPEEIMMKYRQFLHRQEYEGSDEDLIFLISALHGNYLRRFL